The Doryrhamphus excisus isolate RoL2022-K1 chromosome 18, RoL_Dexc_1.0, whole genome shotgun sequence genome contains a region encoding:
- the smpd4 gene encoding sphingomyelin phosphodiesterase 4 isoform X1, whose translation MAAASLQHPGFLLANLKADSSTKTLVQRCQELVKIIEDYPAKELHAIFSWLVESVFGSLDGVLGGWNLRLLHSRCNDFPLVVDFLKPSGAMMKLVYKLQAEEYKYEVPVNYLPAPVKASIQEGVLPDCPLFHNRPHFPMSGVLTLNMALNPFEFFMFYFASCLITPKNFSSGQHGTTDSAYFVLVDMYLKYFLPTEGSVPPSPFSDNRGSVNAPPPRSSNLSLAGYGIHSPSLLKHHIFHQPSVNADPAAQEIWRSETLLQMFVEVWLHHYSLEMYQKLQSPQVKLALLQYRLSMSSMPCQPHVPSGSGTLHTYQEPFSPTEEHVLVVRLLVKHLHAFSNSLKPEQLPSSPTTHSHAHASPLEEFKRVVVQRFVQQKLFLFLQHCFGHWPLDASFRAVLETWLSFIQPWRYSEEKSSNAPAEGSRSEPDKWESFVQENLLVYTKLFQVFLNRALRTDLVNAKNALMVFRVAKVFSQPNLAEMIQKAEQLFLEPELVLHHRQPRGFLTPSQGGSFLSSRQRMVTDAVFRVKSHVYSLEGQDCQYKQMFGSELRAVVVKLIHIIAQARQTAKRISDQSTEAAANKSFLAWFTSSSSESSNVLYGAELEESSEFLKKTHEFLDRALENLCSIFKLNQSQLTQLISNVTSCQDDGDSRLPDCIMREDGLVLTDLGRTQIINGLRRFDIKYQGDPELQPIRSYENALLVRFLYRMSSLLNQKFGGHMTRLCLRPDFLGRLGRHYLTDLGAARTPVRSPASPRRLDRMRCARVSLRPLASYRTLLILLLCYSLAAIFSFGPASSTLIILTAAFLHGVLMTMYVDYTQ comes from the exons ATGGCCGCTGCCAGCTTACAGCACCCCGGCTTCCTTCTG GCCAACCTTAAAGCGGACTCATCCACCAAGACTCTGGTTCAGCGATGTCAGGAGCTGGTGAAGATCATCGAGGACTATCCTGCAAAG GAACTGCATGCCATTTTCTCCTGGCTGGTGGAGAGTGTCTTTGGAAGTTTAGATGGCGTCCTCGGAGGATGGAACCTTCGCCTTCTGCATTCCCGTTGCAATGATTTCCCGCTTGTTGTGGACTTCCTGAAACCGAG TGGGGCCATGATGAAGCTGGTTTACAAACTTCAAGCAGAAGAATACAAGTATGAAGTCCCTGTGAATTATCTGCCG GCTCCAGTGAAAGCGTCCATCCAGGAAGGCGTCCTTCCAGACTGTCCGCTCTTTCACAACCGTCCACACTTTCCCATGTCTGGCGTGCTGACGCTCAACATGGCGCTGA ATCCTTTTGAGTTCTTCATGTTCTACTTTGCGTCCTGTCTCATCACACCAAAG aacttcTCTTCGGGCCAGCATGGCACCACTGACAGCGCCTACTTTGTATTGGTGGACATGTACCTCAAGTATTTCCTGCCGACCGAGGGAAGTGTGCCCCCGTCTCCCTTTTCTGACAACAGGGGCTCGGTCAACGCACCTCCTcccag GTCCTCCAACCTTTCCTTAGCAGGGTATGGCATCCACAGCCCCAGTCTCTTGAAGCATCACATCTTCCACCAGCCCTCAGTCAACGCTGACCCTGCAGCCCAGGAAATCTGGAGGTCGGAAACATTGCTGCAG ATGTTTGTGGAAGTGTGGCTCCATCACTACTCTTTAGAGATGTACCAGAAACTTCAGTCTCCTCAGGTGAAG CTGGCGCTGCTCCAGTACCGCCTCAGTATGTCCAGCATGCCGTGCCAACCCCACGTCCCATCGGGCTCTGGGACCCTCCACACCTACCAA GAACCCTTCAGCCCGACTGAGGAGCACGTGCTGGTGGTGCGTCTCCTGGTCAAACATCTGCATGCCTTCTCCAACAGCCTGAAACCGGAGCAGCTGCCCTCCTCCCCCACGACCCACTCGCATGCCCACGCCAGCCCCCTGGAGGAGTTCAAGAG GGTGGTGGTGCAGCGTTTTGTTCAGCAGAAACTTTTCCTTTTCCTGCAACACTGCTTCGGACATTGGCCTCTGGACGCCTCCTTCCGAGCG gTGTTGGAGACATGGCTGAGCTTCATCCAGCCGTGGAGATACAGCGAAGAGAAGAGCAGCAACGCTCCAGCAGAAGGCAGCAGGAGCGAGCCTGACAAATG GGAATCCTTTGTTCAGGAGAACCTATTGGTTTATACCAAGCTCTTCCAGGTCTTCTTGAATCGAGCCCTCAGGACGGACTTGGTCAACGCCAAAAATGCTCTGATGGTCTTTCGGGTGGCTAAAGTCTTCTCTCAGCCTAACCTCGCAGAGATGATCCAGAAGG CCGAGCAGCTCTTCTTGGAGCCGGAGCTCGTCCTGCACCACCGGCAGCCACGAGGCTTCCTCACGCCGAGTCAAGGGGGCAGCTTCCTGTCGTCACGGCAACGCATGGTAACGGACGCGGTCTTCCGCGTCAAGAGTCATGTGTACTCCTTGGAAGGCCAGGACTGCCAATACAAGCAGATGTTTGGATCCGAGTTGCGAGCTGTG GTGGTGAAGTTGATTCACATCATTGCTCAAGCCAGACAAACCGCCAAACGGATCTCAGACCAGTCAACTGAAGCGGCCGCCAACAAGTCCTTCCTGGCGTGgttcacttcctcctcctcggaGTCCAGCAACGTGCTTTATGGCGCTGAGCTGGAGGAGAGCAGCGAGTTTCTGAAGAAGACTCACGAGTTTTTGGACAGAGCGCTGGAGAACCTGTGTTCCATTTTCAAG CTGAACCAGAGTCAGTTGACTCAGCTCATCTCCAATGTGACGTCTTGTCAGGATGACGGCGATTCCAGACTACCAGATTGCATCATGAGGGAGGATGGCCTCGTCCTCACTGACTTGGGGAGGACGCAG ATCATTAACGGCCTCCGCCGGTTTGACATTAAGTACCAAGGCGACCCGGAGctgcagccaatcaggagcTACGAGAACGCGCTGCTGGTCAGGTTCTTGTACAGGATGTCGTCTCTGCTCAAccagaag TTCggaggtcacatgaccagacTCTGCTTGCGGCCAGACTTTCTGGGTCGCCTGGGTCGTCACTACCTAACTGATCTAGGAGCTGCTCGTACCCCCGTGCGTAGTCCCGCATCGCCACGCCGCTTGGATAGGATGCGATGCGCACGTGTGAGCTTGCGTCCGCTGGCCAGCTACAGAACGCTACTGATACTGTTGCTCTGCTACTCGCTGGCCGCCATCTTCTCCTTTGGACCcgcctccagcaccctcatCATCCTCACCGCTGCATTCCTGCATGGCGTGCTCATGACGATGTACGTGGACTACACACAGTAG
- the smpd4 gene encoding sphingomyelin phosphodiesterase 4 isoform X2, producing MAAASLQHPGFLLANLKADSSTKTLVQRCQELVKIIEDYPAKELHAIFSWLVESVFGSLDGVLGGWNLRLLHSRCNDFPLVVDFLKPSGAMMKLVYKLQAEEYKYEVPVNYLPAPVKASIQEGVLPDCPLFHNRPHFPMSGVLTLNMALNPFEFFMFYFASCLITPKNFSSGQHGTTDSAYFVLVDMYLKYFLPTEGSVPPSPFSDNRGSVNAPPPRSSNLSLAGYGIHSPSLLKHHIFHQPSVNADPAAQEIWRSETLLQMFVEVWLHHYSLEMYQKLQSPQVKEPFSPTEEHVLVVRLLVKHLHAFSNSLKPEQLPSSPTTHSHAHASPLEEFKRVVVQRFVQQKLFLFLQHCFGHWPLDASFRAVLETWLSFIQPWRYSEEKSSNAPAEGSRSEPDKWESFVQENLLVYTKLFQVFLNRALRTDLVNAKNALMVFRVAKVFSQPNLAEMIQKAEQLFLEPELVLHHRQPRGFLTPSQGGSFLSSRQRMVTDAVFRVKSHVYSLEGQDCQYKQMFGSELRAVVVKLIHIIAQARQTAKRISDQSTEAAANKSFLAWFTSSSSESSNVLYGAELEESSEFLKKTHEFLDRALENLCSIFKLNQSQLTQLISNVTSCQDDGDSRLPDCIMREDGLVLTDLGRTQIINGLRRFDIKYQGDPELQPIRSYENALLVRFLYRMSSLLNQKFGGHMTRLCLRPDFLGRLGRHYLTDLGAARTPVRSPASPRRLDRMRCARVSLRPLASYRTLLILLLCYSLAAIFSFGPASSTLIILTAAFLHGVLMTMYVDYTQ from the exons ATGGCCGCTGCCAGCTTACAGCACCCCGGCTTCCTTCTG GCCAACCTTAAAGCGGACTCATCCACCAAGACTCTGGTTCAGCGATGTCAGGAGCTGGTGAAGATCATCGAGGACTATCCTGCAAAG GAACTGCATGCCATTTTCTCCTGGCTGGTGGAGAGTGTCTTTGGAAGTTTAGATGGCGTCCTCGGAGGATGGAACCTTCGCCTTCTGCATTCCCGTTGCAATGATTTCCCGCTTGTTGTGGACTTCCTGAAACCGAG TGGGGCCATGATGAAGCTGGTTTACAAACTTCAAGCAGAAGAATACAAGTATGAAGTCCCTGTGAATTATCTGCCG GCTCCAGTGAAAGCGTCCATCCAGGAAGGCGTCCTTCCAGACTGTCCGCTCTTTCACAACCGTCCACACTTTCCCATGTCTGGCGTGCTGACGCTCAACATGGCGCTGA ATCCTTTTGAGTTCTTCATGTTCTACTTTGCGTCCTGTCTCATCACACCAAAG aacttcTCTTCGGGCCAGCATGGCACCACTGACAGCGCCTACTTTGTATTGGTGGACATGTACCTCAAGTATTTCCTGCCGACCGAGGGAAGTGTGCCCCCGTCTCCCTTTTCTGACAACAGGGGCTCGGTCAACGCACCTCCTcccag GTCCTCCAACCTTTCCTTAGCAGGGTATGGCATCCACAGCCCCAGTCTCTTGAAGCATCACATCTTCCACCAGCCCTCAGTCAACGCTGACCCTGCAGCCCAGGAAATCTGGAGGTCGGAAACATTGCTGCAG ATGTTTGTGGAAGTGTGGCTCCATCACTACTCTTTAGAGATGTACCAGAAACTTCAGTCTCCTCAGGTGAAG GAACCCTTCAGCCCGACTGAGGAGCACGTGCTGGTGGTGCGTCTCCTGGTCAAACATCTGCATGCCTTCTCCAACAGCCTGAAACCGGAGCAGCTGCCCTCCTCCCCCACGACCCACTCGCATGCCCACGCCAGCCCCCTGGAGGAGTTCAAGAG GGTGGTGGTGCAGCGTTTTGTTCAGCAGAAACTTTTCCTTTTCCTGCAACACTGCTTCGGACATTGGCCTCTGGACGCCTCCTTCCGAGCG gTGTTGGAGACATGGCTGAGCTTCATCCAGCCGTGGAGATACAGCGAAGAGAAGAGCAGCAACGCTCCAGCAGAAGGCAGCAGGAGCGAGCCTGACAAATG GGAATCCTTTGTTCAGGAGAACCTATTGGTTTATACCAAGCTCTTCCAGGTCTTCTTGAATCGAGCCCTCAGGACGGACTTGGTCAACGCCAAAAATGCTCTGATGGTCTTTCGGGTGGCTAAAGTCTTCTCTCAGCCTAACCTCGCAGAGATGATCCAGAAGG CCGAGCAGCTCTTCTTGGAGCCGGAGCTCGTCCTGCACCACCGGCAGCCACGAGGCTTCCTCACGCCGAGTCAAGGGGGCAGCTTCCTGTCGTCACGGCAACGCATGGTAACGGACGCGGTCTTCCGCGTCAAGAGTCATGTGTACTCCTTGGAAGGCCAGGACTGCCAATACAAGCAGATGTTTGGATCCGAGTTGCGAGCTGTG GTGGTGAAGTTGATTCACATCATTGCTCAAGCCAGACAAACCGCCAAACGGATCTCAGACCAGTCAACTGAAGCGGCCGCCAACAAGTCCTTCCTGGCGTGgttcacttcctcctcctcggaGTCCAGCAACGTGCTTTATGGCGCTGAGCTGGAGGAGAGCAGCGAGTTTCTGAAGAAGACTCACGAGTTTTTGGACAGAGCGCTGGAGAACCTGTGTTCCATTTTCAAG CTGAACCAGAGTCAGTTGACTCAGCTCATCTCCAATGTGACGTCTTGTCAGGATGACGGCGATTCCAGACTACCAGATTGCATCATGAGGGAGGATGGCCTCGTCCTCACTGACTTGGGGAGGACGCAG ATCATTAACGGCCTCCGCCGGTTTGACATTAAGTACCAAGGCGACCCGGAGctgcagccaatcaggagcTACGAGAACGCGCTGCTGGTCAGGTTCTTGTACAGGATGTCGTCTCTGCTCAAccagaag TTCggaggtcacatgaccagacTCTGCTTGCGGCCAGACTTTCTGGGTCGCCTGGGTCGTCACTACCTAACTGATCTAGGAGCTGCTCGTACCCCCGTGCGTAGTCCCGCATCGCCACGCCGCTTGGATAGGATGCGATGCGCACGTGTGAGCTTGCGTCCGCTGGCCAGCTACAGAACGCTACTGATACTGTTGCTCTGCTACTCGCTGGCCGCCATCTTCTCCTTTGGACCcgcctccagcaccctcatCATCCTCACCGCTGCATTCCTGCATGGCGTGCTCATGACGATGTACGTGGACTACACACAGTAG